The Phalacrocorax carbo chromosome 23, bPhaCar2.1, whole genome shotgun sequence genome includes a window with the following:
- the LOC104039346 gene encoding 11-beta-hydroxysteroid dehydrogenase 1 isoform X2, whose translation MLYFLTPQWYGSVAKDSHSLFGIGFGLLVLFCEGEFQTGDAEREAGDCHGSKHWNWRADGVSPGADGIPHFDHSTDRGKATERGLDMLILNHIGTSYFGYFNGDVGHVRKLLEINFLSYVAMTTSALPMLKESEGSIVVVSSMAGKVGFPFTVPYSATKFALDGFFSSLRQEFTIQNINVSITLCILGFIDTESALRAAGELLRVAAAPREECALEILRAAALRRRELYYRYGSTRLPLLLRDWAAELLDYLVRSRYRLDGTRRN comes from the exons aTGCTTTATTTCCTGACTCCACAGTGGTATGGGTCGGTTGCAAAAGATTCTCATTCCCTTTTTGGGATTGGTTTTGGCcttctggttttattctgcGAGGGAGAATTTCAAACCGG AGATGCTGAAAGGGAAGCGGGTGATTGTCACGGGAGCAAGCACTGGAATTGGAGAGCAGATGGCGTATCACCTGGCGCGGATGGGATCCCACATTTTGATCACAGCACGGACAGAGGCAAAGCTACAGAAA GAGGCCTAGACATGCTGATTCTTAATCACATCGGCACGTCGTACTTCGGTTATTTCAATGGGGATGTTGGTCACGTGCGAAAGCTCCTGGAGATCAACTTCCTCAGCTATGTGGCGATGACCACGTCTGCCCTGCCCATGCTGAAGGAGAGCGAGGGCAGCATCGTAGTGGTTTCATCCATGGCAG GTAAAGTCGGGTTTCCCTTTACGGTCCCCTACTCTGCAACTAAGTTTGCCTTGGATGGATTTTTCAGCTCCCTGAGGCAGGAATTCACCATTCAGAACATCAACGTTTCCATCACGCTCTGCATCCTCGGCTTCATCGATACTG AGAGCGCCCTGCGCGCCGCCGGCGAGCTGCTGCGCGtggcggcggcgccgcgcgAGGAGTGCGCGCTGGAGATcctgcgggccgccgcgctgcGCCGCCGCGAGCTCTACTACCGCTACGGCTCCACGCgcctgccgctgctgctgcgcGACT
- the LOC104039346 gene encoding 11-beta-hydroxysteroid dehydrogenase 1 isoform X1: MGRLQKILIPFLGLVLAFWFYSARENFKPEMLKGKRVIVTGASTGIGEQMAYHLARMGSHILITARTEAKLQKVVERCLELGAASAWYISGTMEDMAFAEHVVKEAETLLGGLDMLILNHIGTSYFGYFNGDVGHVRKLLEINFLSYVAMTTSALPMLKESEGSIVVVSSMAGKVGFPFTVPYSATKFALDGFFSSLRQEFTIQNINVSITLCILGFIDTESALRAAGELLRVAAAPREECALEILRAAALRRRELYYRYGSTRLPLLLRDWAAELLDYLVRSRYRLDGTRRN, from the exons ATGGGTCGGTTGCAAAAGATTCTCATTCCCTTTTTGGGATTGGTTTTGGCcttctggttttattctgcGAGGGAGAATTTCAAACCGG AGATGCTGAAAGGGAAGCGGGTGATTGTCACGGGAGCAAGCACTGGAATTGGAGAGCAGATGGCGTATCACCTGGCGCGGATGGGATCCCACATTTTGATCACAGCACGGACAGAGGCAAAGCTACAGAAA GTGGTGGAGCGGTGCCTGGAGCTGGGGGCAGCCTCCGCATGGTACATCAGCGGCACCATGGAGGACATGGCCTTCGCCGAGCACGTGGTGAAGGAGGCAGAGACCTTGCTGG GAGGCCTAGACATGCTGATTCTTAATCACATCGGCACGTCGTACTTCGGTTATTTCAATGGGGATGTTGGTCACGTGCGAAAGCTCCTGGAGATCAACTTCCTCAGCTATGTGGCGATGACCACGTCTGCCCTGCCCATGCTGAAGGAGAGCGAGGGCAGCATCGTAGTGGTTTCATCCATGGCAG GTAAAGTCGGGTTTCCCTTTACGGTCCCCTACTCTGCAACTAAGTTTGCCTTGGATGGATTTTTCAGCTCCCTGAGGCAGGAATTCACCATTCAGAACATCAACGTTTCCATCACGCTCTGCATCCTCGGCTTCATCGATACTG AGAGCGCCCTGCGCGCCGCCGGCGAGCTGCTGCGCGtggcggcggcgccgcgcgAGGAGTGCGCGCTGGAGATcctgcgggccgccgcgctgcGCCGCCGCGAGCTCTACTACCGCTACGGCTCCACGCgcctgccgctgctgctgcgcGACT
- the LOC104039346 gene encoding 11-beta-hydroxysteroid dehydrogenase 1 isoform X3 codes for MLKGKRVIVTGASTGIGEQMAYHLARMGSHILITARTEAKLQKVVERCLELGAASAWYISGTMEDMAFAEHVVKEAETLLGGLDMLILNHIGTSYFGYFNGDVGHVRKLLEINFLSYVAMTTSALPMLKESEGSIVVVSSMAGKVGFPFTVPYSATKFALDGFFSSLRQEFTIQNINVSITLCILGFIDTESALRAAGELLRVAAAPREECALEILRAAALRRRELYYRYGSTRLPLLLRDWAAELLDYLVRSRYRLDGTRRN; via the exons ATGCTGAAAGGGAAGCGGGTGATTGTCACGGGAGCAAGCACTGGAATTGGAGAGCAGATGGCGTATCACCTGGCGCGGATGGGATCCCACATTTTGATCACAGCACGGACAGAGGCAAAGCTACAGAAA GTGGTGGAGCGGTGCCTGGAGCTGGGGGCAGCCTCCGCATGGTACATCAGCGGCACCATGGAGGACATGGCCTTCGCCGAGCACGTGGTGAAGGAGGCAGAGACCTTGCTGG GAGGCCTAGACATGCTGATTCTTAATCACATCGGCACGTCGTACTTCGGTTATTTCAATGGGGATGTTGGTCACGTGCGAAAGCTCCTGGAGATCAACTTCCTCAGCTATGTGGCGATGACCACGTCTGCCCTGCCCATGCTGAAGGAGAGCGAGGGCAGCATCGTAGTGGTTTCATCCATGGCAG GTAAAGTCGGGTTTCCCTTTACGGTCCCCTACTCTGCAACTAAGTTTGCCTTGGATGGATTTTTCAGCTCCCTGAGGCAGGAATTCACCATTCAGAACATCAACGTTTCCATCACGCTCTGCATCCTCGGCTTCATCGATACTG AGAGCGCCCTGCGCGCCGCCGGCGAGCTGCTGCGCGtggcggcggcgccgcgcgAGGAGTGCGCGCTGGAGATcctgcgggccgccgcgctgcGCCGCCGCGAGCTCTACTACCGCTACGGCTCCACGCgcctgccgctgctgctgcgcGACT